The proteins below come from a single Deinococcus depolymerans genomic window:
- a CDS encoding tyrosine-type recombinase/integrase, giving the protein MQISELWQQFYLHLRARRRTAATLRYYECTERVFARFLEAQGLVLMAEDVRVSHLRLFLRWLEDQGLNIGGVHAHARAVRALFNWSAHEEILEKSPAQRLELPTLVRERMPTVTAAVVKSLLGACRDSDQPLRDAALIVTLFDTGLRVQELVDLRMTDLLFPQGLIRVLGKGNKERFVPIGAKATLAVNAYLRKERRPAVAGQEQVLLNRGGQPLTKSGVQIRLSKLAVRVKIARQDCAPHAFRRGFAVEFLRNGGDVFTLQQILGHSSLDMTRRYVTYLDGDLKAAHLRFSPGDRL; this is encoded by the coding sequence ATGCAGATCAGCGAACTCTGGCAGCAGTTCTACCTTCACTTGCGGGCGCGTCGACGCACCGCCGCGACTCTGCGGTACTACGAATGCACGGAACGCGTCTTTGCCCGGTTTCTGGAGGCGCAGGGGCTGGTCCTGATGGCGGAGGATGTCAGGGTATCTCACCTGCGGTTGTTCCTGCGGTGGCTGGAGGATCAGGGCCTGAATATTGGAGGCGTTCACGCGCACGCCAGGGCTGTGCGGGCTCTGTTCAACTGGAGTGCGCACGAGGAGATCTTGGAGAAGAGTCCTGCGCAGCGCCTGGAGCTGCCGACACTGGTGCGGGAGCGTATGCCGACGGTGACAGCGGCGGTGGTGAAGTCCTTGTTGGGTGCCTGCCGGGATTCGGATCAGCCGCTGCGTGACGCGGCGTTGATCGTGACACTGTTCGATACGGGCTTGCGTGTGCAGGAGCTGGTTGATCTGCGGATGACTGACCTTCTGTTCCCGCAGGGGCTGATTCGGGTGCTGGGGAAGGGCAACAAGGAGCGCTTCGTCCCGATTGGCGCCAAGGCTACGCTGGCGGTGAATGCCTATCTCCGCAAGGAGCGGCGGCCGGCTGTTGCCGGGCAGGAGCAGGTGCTCCTGAACAGGGGTGGTCAACCCCTGACCAAGAGCGGCGTGCAGATTCGACTCTCCAAGCTGGCAGTGCGGGTCAAGATTGCGCGGCAGGACTGCGCACCTCATGCGTTCCGCAGGGGGTTTGCGGTGGAGTTCCTGCGCAACGGTGGGGACGTGTTCACGTTGCAGCAGATTCTCGGTCACAGCAGTCTGGATATGACCCGGCGTTACGTCACTTACCTGGATGGCGACTTGAAGGCCGCGCACCTGCGGTTCTCACCCGGCGACCGTCTGTGA